In Paenibacillus sp. JQZ6Y-1, the following proteins share a genomic window:
- a CDS encoding helicase DnaB, which yields MRIKNLLHFTENHRYCVYREFGLSSLDERMLNLVYQPLTGAFAISLYRLLCEQVDARRVGYSAAEQQRGLFLTLGLEPGERGRKQLMEQASLLEAVGLLQTSRVYFPEQDDYIYEYELQPPLSPGEFFRTQHLTLLLRDKIGKFAVLSLREQFFAPQPEGWEHPSLQRENISQPFYDIFELNTHVIDYELEQALTEVTAQPRSRQHKVSEEDLINYADIIRYFPRGSRNRAQVEQLRFQPEQMNVLSYIAYKFKLDIQDICRMLDEDGVFTSAGELAEEEIQRRANLQFRQGKKRTEERQIYEAKVVSLRKQQEAEQAAETAEKPEQTQELPVEYAVEMEYYLEVPRQFTGKCDIHQYNMMLRNHPYTRVLEMFYPGSVPNSIHDIFEHIDINYKLPEEVMNVLIHYLLAIKMSQPGERLSSKFVDWIVTNMLNQQVDTYEKAVRYVREQQKLDVQLSDPARGRAAAAGGKRAPGRTYNRNARPKPEIPIVENTKGQPSGISEEELAEVMRLAEQMQSGKNGS from the coding sequence ATGCGCATCAAGAATTTACTACATTTTACTGAAAATCATCGTTACTGCGTATACCGGGAATTCGGCTTGAGCAGTCTGGACGAACGGATGCTGAATCTGGTGTACCAGCCGCTGACTGGCGCTTTTGCCATCAGTTTGTATCGGTTGCTGTGTGAGCAGGTCGATGCTCGTCGAGTCGGATATTCCGCAGCTGAGCAGCAGCGCGGACTGTTTCTGACGCTTGGCTTGGAGCCAGGAGAGCGGGGACGCAAGCAGCTGATGGAGCAGGCTTCGCTACTAGAAGCGGTCGGTCTGTTGCAAACGAGCCGTGTGTATTTTCCAGAGCAGGATGATTATATATATGAATACGAGCTTCAACCGCCGCTATCACCGGGCGAGTTCTTCCGAACCCAGCATCTGACCTTGCTGCTGCGGGACAAAATCGGCAAATTTGCTGTGCTGTCGCTGCGGGAACAGTTTTTTGCACCACAGCCGGAAGGATGGGAGCATCCATCATTGCAGCGGGAAAATATCTCGCAGCCGTTTTACGATATTTTCGAATTGAATACGCATGTGATCGACTACGAGCTGGAGCAGGCACTGACTGAAGTGACCGCACAGCCGCGCAGTCGTCAGCATAAAGTAAGCGAGGAAGATCTGATCAACTATGCGGATATTATCCGTTACTTCCCGCGTGGCTCCCGCAATCGAGCGCAGGTGGAGCAATTACGTTTCCAACCGGAGCAGATGAATGTACTGAGCTATATCGCCTACAAATTCAAGCTGGATATTCAAGACATCTGTCGTATGTTGGATGAGGATGGGGTATTTACTTCCGCTGGGGAGCTTGCTGAGGAAGAAATCCAGCGCCGCGCCAATCTGCAATTTCGACAAGGCAAAAAGCGTACCGAGGAACGACAGATTTATGAAGCGAAGGTCGTTTCGCTGCGCAAACAGCAGGAAGCCGAGCAGGCTGCCGAGACCGCCGAAAAGCCAGAGCAGACACAGGAGTTGCCAGTCGAGTACGCGGTAGAGATGGAATACTATCTGGAGGTACCGCGCCAGTTTACTGGCAAATGCGATATCCACCAGTACAATATGATGCTACGCAATCATCCGTACACAAGAGTGCTGGAAATGTTCTATCCCGGCAGTGTACCGAACAGCATTCACGATATATTTGAACATATCGATATTAATTACAAACTGCCTGAAGAAGTGATGAATGTACTCATTCACTATCTGCTGGCAATCAAAATGTCGCAGCCCGGCGAGCGCCTAAGCAGCAAATTCGTCGACTGGATCGTGACCAATATGCTCAACCAGCAGGTCGACACATACGAAAAAGCCGTCCGCTACGTACGCGAACAGCAAAAGCTCGACGTTCAGCTTAGTGATCCTGCACGCGGACGTGCAGCTGCTGCCGGTGGCAAACGCGCACCCGGTCGCACCTACAACCGCAACGCCCGTCCCAAACCGGAAATCCCAATCGTCGAAAATACCAAAGGCCAACCATCCGGCATTTCCGAAGAGGAACTCGCCGAAGTTATGCGCCTAGCCGAACAAATGCAATCCGGCAAAAACGGAAGCTAA
- a CDS encoding NAD(P)/FAD-dependent oxidoreductase: MSSIPKIVILGAGYGGLMTAQRLQKELNYNEADVTLVNRHDYHYFTTHLHMPAAGTDAEENAQVAISKLVDEFKVDLVKSNIKQILPQEKKVVLEDGTLSYDYLVISLGGEPETFGIPGMMENAMMIRSINSIRKIREHIEGQFVAYKQDQKPERLSFVVGGAGFTGIEFVAELADRVPELCRKHGIDRSLVKIYNVEAAPTALPGFDPELVEYAMNVLKNKGVTFKIGIAIKECQPDGVVVGDDLEKIPANTVVWTGGIRGNRIVEEAGFENMRGRVKIDEYLHAPGHDDIYIIGDSALMFNPEGRPYPPTAQIAMQQGPVVAQNIVASIRGQQPKKFVFHNKGTVASLGKGEAVGIVGDRKLKGFVAAQLKKVIDIRWLFIIGGVSLALKKGKFF, from the coding sequence ATGAGTAGCATTCCAAAAATCGTCATTCTGGGCGCTGGTTACGGCGGTCTGATGACAGCACAACGTCTTCAAAAAGAACTGAACTATAATGAGGCTGACGTGACACTGGTTAACCGTCACGACTATCATTACTTCACTACGCATCTGCATATGCCTGCTGCAGGTACCGATGCAGAGGAGAACGCACAAGTAGCAATCTCCAAACTGGTTGACGAATTCAAAGTTGATCTGGTTAAATCCAACATCAAACAAATCCTGCCACAAGAGAAAAAGGTTGTTCTGGAAGACGGTACACTGTCTTACGACTACCTCGTTATCTCCCTGGGCGGCGAGCCGGAAACATTTGGTATTCCGGGCATGATGGAAAATGCGATGATGATTCGCAGCATCAACTCCATCCGTAAAATCCGTGAGCACATCGAAGGTCAATTCGTAGCTTACAAACAAGATCAAAAACCAGAGCGTCTGAGCTTTGTTGTCGGCGGTGCCGGCTTCACAGGTATCGAGTTCGTAGCCGAGCTTGCTGATCGTGTCCCTGAACTGTGCCGCAAGCACGGTATTGATCGTTCCCTCGTTAAAATCTACAACGTGGAAGCAGCTCCAACTGCACTGCCAGGCTTCGATCCAGAGCTGGTTGAGTATGCAATGAACGTTCTGAAAAACAAAGGCGTTACTTTCAAAATCGGTATTGCGATCAAAGAATGTCAGCCTGACGGCGTAGTCGTTGGCGACGATCTGGAAAAAATCCCTGCCAACACTGTTGTATGGACAGGTGGTATCCGTGGTAACCGTATCGTAGAAGAAGCTGGCTTTGAGAACATGCGTGGTCGCGTCAAAATCGACGAGTACCTGCATGCACCAGGTCATGACGACATCTACATCATCGGCGACAGCGCCTTGATGTTCAACCCAGAAGGTCGTCCGTACCCTCCAACTGCACAAATCGCTATGCAACAAGGTCCAGTAGTTGCACAAAATATCGTAGCTTCGATCCGTGGTCAACAGCCGAAGAAATTCGTCTTCCACAACAAAGGTACTGTAGCTTCCCTGGGTAAAGGCGAAGCAGTAGGTATCGTAGGCGACCGCAAGCTGAAAGGCTTCGTAGCTGCACAACTGAAAAAAGTAATCGATATTCGCTGGCTGTTCATCATCGGCGGCGTATCGCTGGCACTGAAAAAAGGTAAATTCTTCTAA
- a CDS encoding NAD(P)/FAD-dependent oxidoreductase has protein sequence MTSTTTGERTDIIIIGGGPAGMFAAFYGGMRQASVKLIESMPQLGGQLAALYPEKYIYDVAGFPKVTAQELVNNLQQQMNLFDADIRLEEKVISVEKKGDRHFVVTTDKGTHESKAVIITAGVGAFEPRRLELEGADKFEKQNLHYFISDLSRFAGRKVLISGGGDSAVDWALMLEPIAAEVTLIHRRDKFRAHEHSVENLMASGVKVITPTEIIELHGEEQIERVTLSHVKTKETQEIEVDDVIVNFGFLSSLGPIAEWGIEIDKNSIVVDSRMETNVEGIFAAGDITTYPGKLKLIAVGFGEAPTAINNAKVYVDPDAKLSPGHSSNLKL, from the coding sequence GTGACATCTACAACCACCGGAGAACGTACTGATATTATTATTATTGGCGGAGGTCCTGCGGGCATGTTTGCCGCATTTTATGGCGGTATGCGTCAGGCATCCGTGAAATTGATCGAAAGTATGCCACAATTGGGCGGACAGCTGGCTGCCCTTTATCCTGAAAAATACATTTATGATGTCGCCGGTTTCCCGAAAGTGACAGCGCAAGAGCTGGTTAACAACCTGCAACAGCAGATGAACCTGTTCGACGCTGATATCCGACTGGAGGAAAAAGTAATCAGCGTGGAGAAAAAAGGGGATCGTCACTTTGTCGTGACTACCGATAAAGGCACCCACGAGAGCAAAGCAGTGATCATTACTGCTGGCGTTGGCGCATTCGAACCACGTCGTCTGGAGCTGGAAGGCGCGGACAAATTTGAAAAGCAAAATCTGCACTACTTTATCAGCGATCTGAGCCGTTTCGCTGGACGTAAAGTGCTGATCAGCGGCGGCGGCGATTCCGCAGTCGACTGGGCACTGATGCTGGAGCCTATCGCAGCCGAAGTCACACTGATTCACCGCCGCGACAAGTTCCGCGCTCATGAGCACAGTGTAGAGAATCTGATGGCTTCGGGTGTGAAAGTAATCACGCCAACGGAAATCATCGAGCTGCATGGCGAAGAACAAATTGAGCGCGTTACCCTTTCTCATGTAAAAACGAAAGAAACGCAAGAAATCGAAGTGGACGATGTGATCGTTAACTTTGGATTCCTCTCCTCCCTCGGTCCAATCGCGGAATGGGGAATCGAGATCGATAAAAACTCCATCGTCGTTGACTCCCGTATGGAAACCAACGTTGAAGGTATCTTCGCTGCTGGCGACATTACGACATATCCGGGCAAATTGAAGCTGATTGCTGTCGGCTTTGGCGAAGCACCAACGGCGATCAACAATGCAAAAGTATATGTTGATCCTGATGCGAAGCTGTCTCCGGGACATAGCAGTAACTTGAAGCTGTAA
- the hemQ gene encoding hydrogen peroxide-dependent heme synthase, protein MNEAVATLEGWYALHDFRTIDWTAWKATDDEERAGALEDLNVLLDQWNSISEAGTGSTATYSIVGQKADFVFMHLRETLEELNEIETEFNKTAFAKFTQKAYSYVSVVELSSYMAGNSDEDPMQNPHVVARLKPALPGSRYICFYPMNKTRNLGDNWYMLPMEERREMIRSHGLIGRSYAGKVKQIITGSVGLDDWEWGVTLFSDDALQFKKLVYEMRFDEASARFGEFGAFYVGSLLNSQKFDDMLKL, encoded by the coding sequence ATGAATGAAGCTGTAGCTACATTGGAAGGCTGGTATGCCTTGCATGATTTCCGTACCATCGACTGGACAGCATGGAAAGCGACAGATGACGAAGAGCGCGCTGGCGCGTTGGAAGACCTGAATGTGCTGCTGGATCAGTGGAATAGCATTAGTGAAGCAGGCACCGGTAGCACTGCGACCTATAGCATTGTCGGTCAAAAAGCGGACTTTGTCTTTATGCACCTGCGCGAGACGCTGGAAGAGCTGAATGAGATCGAAACGGAATTTAACAAAACAGCCTTCGCCAAGTTTACGCAAAAAGCATATTCCTACGTGAGCGTGGTCGAATTGAGCAGCTATATGGCTGGCAATAGCGACGAAGATCCGATGCAGAATCCGCACGTCGTTGCCCGTCTGAAACCGGCACTACCCGGCTCACGCTATATTTGCTTCTATCCGATGAACAAAACGCGCAATCTGGGCGACAACTGGTACATGCTTCCAATGGAAGAACGCCGTGAGATGATTCGTAGCCATGGTCTGATCGGACGCAGTTACGCTGGCAAAGTAAAACAAATCATTACCGGCTCGGTCGGTTTGGATGACTGGGAATGGGGCGTTACCTTGTTCTCCGACGATGCTCTGCAATTCAAAAAGCTGGTCTACGAAATGCGCTTTGATGAAGCCAGCGCACGCTTTGGCGAATTTGGCGCCTTTTATGTTGGTAGCCTGCTGAATAGTCAGAAATTCGACGACATGCTCAAGCTGTAA
- a CDS encoding methyl-accepting chemotaxis protein, with protein sequence MSLKFKLILLVVSAVVLIAVPVGGIALYAIKGEATESVHNELQNTVQSAVSQTQGWVNTNRKILETMGSYIQDNIPLDQVTVKQLSVYKNEYNNGNISDMYLGLSNNKLVDGSGWVPEAGYDLRTRPWYINGKAAGKLAVNDPYLDMSSNKYSVPMTMPMKDANGDFAGILAADMYLSTITDYINSIKTPGGFSFLLDGKGTVLSYPNADFVNKPLSEQADYKSIAATLLASDAGNVTYSYNGDPQLMYFQKLPDTGWVIATSISEKYAFAEYVKLRNNIALVLIALTIILVALAVISATRIVKPLIKLKENAQKMAEGDLTRQVTVKGKDEIAQLGTAFNTMSTSLRGLIRTVSGSADSVNDASQQMHRNAANSGDIAQQISTVIEEIARGANEQAESIQSGAEMVGDMTSSLDKVSGHAEQAASMIGSVNEAMTRGTDAIARQSSLSQASQEATGRVESSNTLLLHKLDEIAKITQVIREISSQTNLLSLNASIEAARAGEHGRGFAVVASEVQKLAEQAAGSAEDINRLLGELQEAGKQSTEVLGIFRDTNTQQLGSMNETKASFDEIRESVDGIISRITLVLSGVNDVQSGAARVSDVITGLAAVAEESAAATEEAASSTLEQTQSISSISTSSRNLTESADLLLQEIGQFKVESTDDATPASNAAPSDKTESNETPKGKKDGFFRRSA encoded by the coding sequence ATGTCATTGAAATTCAAATTGATTTTGCTTGTCGTATCTGCCGTCGTGCTGATCGCTGTACCTGTGGGGGGAATTGCGTTATATGCGATCAAGGGCGAAGCTACAGAGTCCGTTCACAATGAATTACAAAACACTGTTCAAAGCGCCGTCAGTCAAACCCAAGGATGGGTTAATACCAATCGAAAAATATTAGAAACGATGGGTAGCTACATTCAAGATAATATTCCACTCGATCAAGTTACTGTCAAACAATTATCCGTTTACAAAAATGAATATAATAACGGTAATATCTCCGATATGTATCTCGGTCTGAGCAATAATAAGCTTGTAGATGGAAGCGGCTGGGTACCAGAAGCTGGTTACGACCTTCGCACACGTCCTTGGTATATCAACGGCAAAGCTGCTGGTAAGCTTGCAGTTAATGATCCATATCTCGATATGAGCAGTAACAAATACTCCGTACCCATGACTATGCCAATGAAAGATGCCAATGGCGACTTTGCCGGTATTCTGGCTGCCGATATGTACCTCTCCACCATTACCGACTATATCAACTCTATCAAAACACCGGGTGGCTTCAGCTTCCTGCTCGATGGCAAAGGGACCGTATTGTCCTACCCAAATGCAGATTTTGTCAACAAACCGTTGTCTGAACAAGCAGACTATAAATCCATCGCTGCCACACTGTTAGCAAGCGATGCTGGCAATGTGACATACAGCTATAATGGTGATCCACAGCTGATGTACTTCCAAAAGCTACCTGACACTGGCTGGGTCATTGCGACTTCCATTTCCGAAAAATACGCGTTTGCTGAATATGTAAAATTACGCAATAATATCGCGCTTGTGCTGATTGCACTTACTATCATCCTCGTCGCACTTGCTGTGATTAGTGCAACTCGCATCGTAAAACCACTCATCAAACTCAAAGAAAATGCACAAAAAATGGCGGAAGGCGATCTGACCAGACAGGTTACCGTCAAAGGCAAAGACGAAATCGCCCAGCTCGGCACCGCATTCAATACGATGTCTACCTCCCTGCGCGGCTTGATCCGTACCGTTTCTGGTTCGGCAGACAGCGTGAACGACGCTTCCCAGCAAATGCACCGCAATGCTGCCAATTCCGGGGATATTGCGCAACAAATCTCTACCGTTATCGAAGAAATTGCCCGTGGCGCCAATGAACAAGCAGAATCAATCCAAAGCGGTGCAGAAATGGTTGGCGATATGACATCCTCGTTGGATAAAGTATCGGGTCATGCCGAACAAGCTGCCAGCATGATCGGCAGTGTCAACGAAGCTATGACACGCGGTACAGATGCCATTGCCCGTCAGTCCTCCTTGTCGCAAGCGAGTCAAGAAGCGACGGGACGCGTCGAATCGTCCAATACGCTATTGCTGCACAAGCTGGATGAGATCGCCAAAATCACACAAGTTATCCGTGAAATCAGCAGCCAAACAAATCTGCTGTCGCTGAATGCTTCTATTGAAGCAGCACGTGCTGGTGAACATGGACGCGGCTTTGCTGTCGTTGCTAGCGAAGTGCAAAAGCTAGCTGAACAAGCTGCTGGTTCCGCCGAAGACATCAATCGTCTGCTGGGCGAGCTGCAAGAAGCAGGCAAACAAAGTACCGAGGTGCTGGGTATTTTCCGCGACACCAATACACAGCAGCTTGGCTCGATGAACGAAACCAAAGCTTCCTTTGACGAAATTCGCGAATCGGTAGACGGCATTATCTCTCGCATCACGCTCGTGTTGTCCGGTGTGAACGATGTACAGTCCGGCGCCGCTCGCGTCTCCGATGTAATTACAGGTCTCGCCGCTGTTGCCGAAGAAAGTGCAGCTGCAACCGAAGAAGCAGCTTCGTCCACATTGGAGCAAACACAATCCATTTCTAGCATCTCTACATCGTCCCGCAATCTGACCGAAAGCGCCGACCTGCTGCTGCAAGAGATTGGACAATTCAAAGTGGAAAGCACAGACGATGCGACTCCAGCATCAAATGCTGCACCTTCCGACAAAACAGAAAGCAACGAGACACCTAAAGGTAAAAAAGACGGCTTCTTCCGCCGCTCGGCTTAA